A window from Musa acuminata AAA Group cultivar baxijiao chromosome BXJ3-10, Cavendish_Baxijiao_AAA, whole genome shotgun sequence encodes these proteins:
- the LOC135651297 gene encoding uncharacterized protein LOC135651297, giving the protein MGDSTAMTIEFLRARLLSERTVSKAAKERSEQLATRVMELEEQLRIVSIQRRKAEQAATEAISILEIHGSNNLYEAVDSSSEKDGSPSDGKECDEAFKEDEASTASKGERLEVEDAQSISEHEVSPSQVGSLSWKSRSSSPDFTRKLKGKQFRSKQRRISLRSSVETSPKYNLGKSCRKIKRKEMRSTAEDKGDYHHILDDHKPELSGNVSESQSSFVDVQEKEADGSHYAIGNGRDEEMERVLKEQAQLIGQYEAEEKAQREWEQKYNENKNSNTEHFEPGKQCHAAEINMKSQKESSAFFDRIAYEYEEAKSSICAFSRTDIPGCLSDDPLLKLSDGADQRTADGDKDVNIIEFSNAIVPTDLPVCGIGSDSQACVDGNHVAENNTEGLVVVALPTKVSTISTPLGKVNQNSDSGSSSNINLHAHSHINSPSIGSPSTADPVRERPKWESSATHDLSYMKQSPSAATSLGGVLEALQHAKNSLRQELHKLPLPDPAIKALPAPSNYHVRAVVSDESSKVPVCSVGLFRIPTNHSHQSQNSEHEFHGSGLSLAAGHPHLGYAITTSDRRGSIIPYVSKESMGTLKFSNYLTGMDLPSPLLCSQACSGSTADKIHFPNEIGVSLGKQHFNTYSPGIGIPAFDRCSLPSDLRTSFPSRSASSTHKQYFDSRLGTQEPPLSTYSFAYSGFTTDQMLVHDGLPKPYTYMRNRTPSYGGDGYGKWDSI; this is encoded by the exons ATGGGTGACTCGACAGCAATGACCATCGAGTTCCTTCGTGCTAGATTGCTTTCCGAGAGAACTGTTTCTAAAGCTGCAAAGGAGAGATCTGAGCAGTTGGCTACAAGG GTCATGGAGTTAGAGGAGCAGCTTAGGATCGTGAGTATCCAAAGGAGAAAAGCAGAACAGGCAGCAACGGAGGCCATCTCTATTCTAGAAATTCATGGGAGCAACAATCTATACGAGGCAGTTGATTCTAGCTCTGAGAAAGATGGAAGTCCTAGTGATGGGAAAGAATGTGATGAAGCTTTTAAAGAAGATGAAGCCTCGACAGCCTCGAAAGGGGAGAGGCTTGAAGTTGAGGATGCACAATCAATTTCTGAGCATGAAGTTTCTCCCTCCCAAGTTGGGAGCTTATCATGGAAAAGCCGTAGTAGCAGCCCAGATTTCACTCGAAAGCTAAAAGGCAAACAATTTAGGTCAAAGCAGAGACGAATCAGTTTGAGGTCGTCTGTTGAAACTTCCCCAAAGTATAATTTGGGAAAGTCATGCCGCAAGATAAAACGAAAGGAAATGAG ATCAACCGCTGAGGATAAGGGTGATTATCATCACATTCTTGACGATCACAAACCTGAATTATCTGGGAATGTTTCAGAAAGTCAGTCATCTTTTGTAGATGTTCAAGAGAAAGAAGCTGATGGTAGTCATTATGCAATTGGGAATGGGAGAGATGAAGAGATGGAGAGAGTTTTAAAGGAGCAAGCCCAGCTCATTGGTCAGTATGAAGCAGAAGAAAAAGCTCAAAGAGAATGGGAACAGAAATACAATGAGAATAAAAACTCAAACACG GAACACTTTGAACCTGGGAAGCAGTGTCATGCAGCTGAAATTAATATGAAATCCCAGAAAGAGTCATCTGCATTTTTTGACAGAATAGCATATGAATATGAAGAGGCAAAATCAAGTATTTGTGCTTTCTCCAGGACCGACATACCTGGATGTCTATCTGATGATCCTCTGCTTAAATTATCAGATGGCGCAGATCAACGAACTGCTGATGGAGACAAAGATGTAAATATCATTGAATTCTCCAATGCCATCGTGCCAACTGATCTACCTGTATGTGGGATTGGAAGTGATTCTCAAGCTTGTGTTGATGGCAATCATGTGGCAGAAAACAACACTGAAGGTCTTGTTGTGGTTGCACTTCCCACAAAAGTAAGCACCATTTCAACTCCACTTGGGAAAGTCAATCAAAACTCTGACAGCGGGTCTAGTAGCAATATCAATTTACATGCACATAGCCATATTAATTCACCATCAATTGGAAGCCCTTCAACTGCTGATCCCGTGAGAGAGAGACCTAAATGGGAATCATCAGCAACTCATGATCTGTCCTACATGAAGCAATCTCCATCAGCTGCCACCAGCTTGGGGGGTGTTCTCGAAGCTCTCCAGCATGCCAAGAACTCCTTGAGACAAGAGCTCCATAAGTTGCCTTTGCCAGATCCAGCCATCAAGGCTTTACCAGCACCGAGTAACTACCATGTTAGGGCTGTTGTATCTGATGAATCTTCCAAAGTTCCTGTTTGTTCTGTTGGCCTGTTCAGAATACCAACCAACCATTCTCATCAGTCACAAAATTCAGAGCATGAATTCCATGGTTCAGGATTAAGTTTGGCAGCTGGCCATCCTCATCTTGGATACGCCATCACTACAAGTGATCGTCGTGGTTCAATTATTCCATATGTGTCCAAGGAATCCATGGGTACATTGAAATTCAGTAATTACCTTACAGGTATGGACCTTCCTAGTCCACTTCTGTGTTCCCAAGCTTGCTCGGGATCGACGGCTGACAAGATTCACTTCCCAAATGAAATTGGTGTTTCCCTAGGAAAGCAGCATTTCAACACTTACTCCCCGGGAATAGGAATTCCTGCTTTCGACAGGTGTTCCCTGCCTTCAGATTTAAGAACATCCTTTCCAAGCAGATCTGCAAGCTCCACACATAAGCAGTATTTCGATTCCCGTTTAGGTACCCAAGAGCCTCCTTTGAGTACATATTCCTTTGCATACTCAGGCTTCACAACAGATCAAATGCTCGTTCATGATGGACTTCCAAAACCTTATACTTACATGAGAAATCGGACGCCTTCATATGGCGGTGATGGTTATGGTAAATGGGACTCGATCTGA
- the LOC104000002 gene encoding flagellar radial spoke protein 5, giving the protein MAAHATAVHSRLLLPRVASAPGASSNRRASAIRCVSAAPEEDQKTSGRVATVKNSGDSLMICRVLNGMWQTSGGWGRIDRDDAVEAMLRYADAGLSTFDMADHYGPAEDLYGIFINRVRRERPPEMLEEVRGLTKWVPPPVKMTSNYVRENINVSRKRMDVSCLDMLQFHWWDYSNPGYLDALKHITDLKEEGKIKTVALTNFDTERLHIILENGIPVVSNQVQHSVVDMRPQQRMAELCQLTGLKLITYGTVMGGLLSEKFLDANVSIPFAGPPLNTPSLQKYKRMVDAWGGWSLFQVLLQTMKKVASKHGVSIPTVAVRYVLNQPSVAGSMVGVRLGLSEHIKDTNAIFSLELDDEDMNSITEVSKQGRDLLKVIGDCGDEYRRI; this is encoded by the exons ATGGCGGCGCACGCGACGGCGGTCCACTCCCGTCTCCTCCTCCCACGCGTCGCCTCCGCTCCCGGGGCGTCATCGAATCGGAGAGCCTCCGCGATCCGATGCGTGAGTGCGGCCCCGGAGGAGGACCAGAAGACGAGCGGCAGGGTCGCGACGGTGAAGAACAGCGGCGACTCGCTGATGATATGCCGCGTTCTCAACGGCATGTGGCAGACTAGCGGCGGGTGGGGCCGCATCGACCGCGACGACGCCGTCGAGGCCATGCTCCGCTATGCCGACGCTGGCTTGTCCACCTTCGACATGGCCGACCACT ATGGACCTGCAGAGGATTTATATGGCATTTTCATCAATAGAGTTCGCCGGGAGCGCCCTCCGGAGATGCTCGAGGAGGTCAGGGG GCTCACCAAATGGGTGCCTCCTCCTGTCAAAATGACCAGCAACTACGTGCGAGAGAACATCAACGTCTCACGGAAGAGGATGGATGTCTCGTGTCTTGACATGCTTCAGTTCCACTG GTGGGATTACTCCAATCCTGGTTACCTTGATGCCTTGAAACACATAACTGACCTGAAAGAAGAAG GTAAAATTAAAACCGTGGCTTTGACGAATTTTGATACCGAACGCTTGCATATAATTCTTGAAAATGGAATACCAGTAGTTAGCAACCAG GTACAACATTCCGTGGTGGACATGCGCCCTCAGCAGAGAATGGCTGAACTGTGTCAGCTAACAGGCTTGAAACTTataac ATATGGGACTGTAATGGGTGGTCTCTTGTCGGAGAAATTTCTGGATGCCAATGTGTCGATTCCATTTGCTGGCCCTCCTTTGAACACCCCATCCTTGCAGAAGTACAAAAGG ATGGTTGATGCGTGGGGAGGATGGAGTCTCTTCCAAGTTCTGCTTCAGACTATGAAGAAAGTGGCTTCCAAGCATGGAGTCTCAATTCCTACTGTTGCTGTGAGATACGTACTGAACCag CCATCAGTTGCTGGATCCATGGTGGGTGTTAGACTTGGCCTCTCGGAGCATATTAAGGACACAAACGCCATATTCTCACTCGAGTTGGATGATGAAGACATGAACAGCATCACTGAAGTATCGAAGCAAGGAAGGGATTTGCTTAAAGTGATTGGTGACTGTGGTGATGAGTACAGACGAATATGA